One region of gamma proteobacterium HIMB55 genomic DNA includes:
- a CDS encoding 2-amino-3-ketobutyrate coenzyme A ligase (PFAM: Aminotransferase class I and II~TIGRFAM: 8-amino-7-oxononanoate synthase; 2-amino-3-ketobutyrate coenzyme A ligase), whose product MTLCAPGNLAKLSSIGKTNMSYTTARASFADEIAEIKAAGLWKTERVIASDQKNDIQLADGSNVINMCANNYLGLANHPEVKKAASDSLNTWGFGLASVRFICGTQGIHKTLEERVSNFLGMEDTILYAACFDANAGLFETILGPEDAVISDELNHASIIDGIRLCKAARYRYRNSDMADLEAQLIAARDAGARRILITTDGVFSMDGTIAQLDKICDLADQYGAMVHHDDCHATGFMGKTGRGVHEYCNVMDRVDITTGTFGKALGGGSGGYTSGRQEIIDLLRQRSRPYLFSNTLAPSICAASLKVLDMLEASTDLRDQLEDNTHYFRAEMQANGFAVPAGDHPIVPVMLGDAVLAQKMSERLLELDIFAIGFFYPVVPKGKARIRVQISAGHTKADLDKAVAAFATARDELT is encoded by the coding sequence TTGACATTATGCGCTCCGGGCAATCTGGCAAAATTATCCTCGATTGGAAAGACTAATATGAGCTACACGACGGCAAGAGCCAGTTTCGCTGACGAAATTGCTGAGATTAAAGCGGCCGGCCTATGGAAGACCGAGCGAGTCATTGCGTCAGATCAGAAAAATGATATCCAGCTGGCCGATGGCTCAAATGTCATCAACATGTGCGCGAATAATTACCTCGGGTTAGCAAACCATCCCGAGGTCAAAAAGGCCGCTAGCGATAGCTTAAACACCTGGGGTTTTGGCTTGGCTTCCGTGCGCTTCATCTGCGGCACCCAAGGTATCCACAAGACCCTTGAGGAGCGTGTTTCGAACTTCCTCGGCATGGAAGACACAATCCTGTACGCCGCTTGCTTCGACGCTAACGCTGGCTTATTCGAGACAATTCTTGGTCCAGAGGACGCCGTCATCTCTGACGAGCTTAACCACGCATCGATCATCGACGGCATTCGTCTCTGTAAAGCAGCACGATATCGCTACCGAAACAGTGATATGGCGGATCTTGAAGCGCAGCTAATTGCAGCCAGGGATGCGGGCGCACGTCGTATTTTGATCACCACGGATGGCGTATTCTCAATGGATGGCACCATCGCTCAGCTCGATAAGATCTGTGATCTCGCCGATCAATACGGAGCTATGGTGCATCACGACGACTGTCATGCGACGGGCTTCATGGGAAAAACTGGTCGTGGTGTTCACGAGTACTGCAATGTCATGGATCGGGTAGACATTACCACCGGCACCTTTGGCAAAGCGCTAGGAGGTGGATCTGGCGGCTATACCTCTGGACGACAGGAAATTATTGATCTGCTGCGGCAGAGGTCCCGTCCCTACTTGTTCTCCAACACACTCGCTCCATCGATCTGTGCGGCATCACTTAAAGTGCTCGATATGCTCGAGGCATCGACGGATTTACGCGATCAGCTCGAAGACAACACGCACTACTTCAGAGCAGAAATGCAGGCGAATGGATTCGCGGTTCCGGCAGGCGATCATCCGATTGTTCCGGTCATGCTGGGCGATGCGGTTCTGGCGCAGAAAATGTCCGAGCGGTTGCTCGAGCTCGATATCTTTGCGATCGGTTTCTTCTATCCTGTTGTACCTAAGGGTAAGGCCCGTATCCGTGTTCAGATCTCGGCGGGGCATACCAAGGCAGATCTCGATAAGGCGGTCGCGGCCTTTGCTACGGCCAGGGACGAGCTGACCTAG
- a CDS encoding L-threonine 3-dehydrogenase (PFAM: Alcohol dehydrogenase GroES-like domain; Zinc-binding dehydrogenase~TIGRFAM: L-threonine 3-dehydrogenase) → MKALVKKYAKEGLWLEDVPIPEIKGNEVLIKIHKTAICGTDVHIYNWDDWAQKTINVPMVSGHEYAGEIVEIGANVTGLNIGDIVSGEGHIVCGRCRNCLAGRLHLCPNTQGVGVNRDGAFAEYLAIPATNVFRPSVYIPSELLAIFDPYGNATHTALSFNMVGEDVIITGAGPIGIMAAMVAGHCGARNVILTDVNEYRLDLAKRIVPKVKPINVAKQQITKEFMESLGILEGFDVCLEMSGSPVAFRDVLDKMINGGNIAMLGIMPDDTGINWTDVVFKGLNIKGIYGREMYETWYKMVMMIQSGLPVERIITHRLHYTEFQEGFDIMRSGQSGKIILDWKD, encoded by the coding sequence ATGAAAGCTCTTGTCAAAAAATACGCCAAAGAAGGCCTGTGGTTAGAGGATGTACCAATCCCTGAAATCAAGGGAAACGAGGTACTGATAAAAATCCATAAGACGGCCATTTGCGGCACTGACGTTCACATCTACAACTGGGATGACTGGGCGCAAAAAACGATCAATGTCCCTATGGTGAGTGGTCACGAATACGCGGGTGAGATTGTTGAAATCGGTGCCAACGTCACCGGCCTTAATATTGGCGACATTGTCTCAGGCGAGGGTCATATCGTTTGCGGCCGCTGCCGAAACTGCCTCGCTGGTCGTCTACACCTTTGCCCCAACACACAGGGGGTTGGCGTCAACCGAGACGGTGCGTTCGCCGAATACCTGGCTATTCCCGCCACCAATGTGTTTAGACCAAGTGTCTACATCCCCTCTGAGCTTTTGGCGATCTTTGATCCGTATGGTAACGCTACGCATACAGCACTCTCGTTCAACATGGTGGGTGAAGACGTCATCATCACTGGCGCAGGACCGATCGGCATCATGGCGGCCATGGTTGCCGGTCATTGCGGTGCGCGAAACGTCATCCTCACCGACGTAAATGAATACAGGCTCGATCTTGCGAAGCGCATCGTCCCAAAGGTGAAGCCCATCAACGTTGCGAAACAGCAGATCACGAAGGAGTTCATGGAGAGCCTCGGTATTCTTGAGGGCTTTGACGTCTGTCTTGAGATGTCGGGTTCCCCCGTTGCTTTCCGCGATGTCCTCGACAAGATGATCAACGGTGGCAACATTGCCATGCTAGGAATCATGCCCGACGACACTGGCATTAACTGGACCGATGTTGTGTTCAAAGGGCTCAACATCAAAGGCATTTACGGCCGGGAGATGTATGAGACGTGGTACAAGATGGTCATGATGATTCAGAGCGGTCTGCCGGTAGAGCGCATCATTACCCACCGACTGCACTACACTGAATTCCAGGAGGGCTTTGACATTATGCGCTCCGGGCAATCTGGCAAAATTATCCTCGATTGGAAAGACTAA